The Candidatus Cloacimonadota bacterium genome has a segment encoding these proteins:
- a CDS encoding transposase, which yields MEKIVEKHRSHLPHFQLERQIISLTWRLAFTLPKNLLKLQTDLEEELAEIRRENTSDLSVKYAGYIQKLEELDTFLGKLELDDLSLCADENPQTLISAINFYAGNFYELHSYCIMPNHLHLLIRPLPGQGVDFHKVSAMVQRLKCYTAKMINQRYERLGKIWHRDYFDRFIRNPDDYRNVVSYILANPVKAGLMKKAEAWKYSYFCPGLI from the coding sequence ATGGAAAAGATCGTGGAGAAACACCGGAGTCATCTGCCGCACTTTCAGCTGGAGAGGCAGATCATATCCCTGACCTGGCGGCTGGCTTTTACCCTGCCAAAAAACCTTCTGAAATTGCAGACAGATCTGGAAGAAGAACTGGCGGAAATACGCAGGGAAAACACATCAGATCTATCAGTCAAGTATGCAGGATACATCCAAAAACTGGAAGAGTTGGATACATTTTTGGGCAAGCTTGAGTTAGATGATCTGTCCTTATGCGCTGATGAAAATCCTCAAACGTTGATCTCCGCCATCAATTTCTACGCAGGCAACTTCTACGAACTACACAGTTACTGCATCATGCCCAACCATCTGCATCTCCTGATCAGGCCCCTGCCGGGACAAGGTGTTGACTTTCATAAAGTTAGCGCGATGGTTCAGCGTTTGAAATGCTATACTGCCAAAATGATCAACCAGCGATATGAAAGGCTGGGAAAGATCTGGCACCGGGACTATTTTGACAGATTTATCAGAAATCCTGATGATTACCGCAATGTGGTGAGCTATATCCTGGCAAACCCGGTTAAGGCTGGCCTGATGAAAAAAGCGGAGGCATGGAAATACTCATACTTTTGCCCCGGTCTGATCTGA
- the murA gene encoding UDP-N-acetylglucosamine 1-carboxyvinyltransferase — translation MDRFIIEGTRELSGTIEVSGAKNAILPVMAACLLAPGKSLLRNVPSLIDLKTMAHLLRVLGARVVYENGMMSIDSRDVVYNEAPYELVSKMRASIYVLGPLLARLGEARVSFPGGCAIGTRPVDLHLQAMEALGAKIEIEHGYIHAKADRLTGADIHFAKSSVGATINALMAAVFATGTTRMFNAAMEPEVDSTIELLNKMGAKISGLGSTTLTIEGVDDLFPVEMPMISDRIEAGTFLIAGALSTQPVTVANCQPEHLGILLEKLRAAGCELDVQASSITVVPPRVIKPVDILTLPHPGFPTDLQAQFTVLMALADGACFIEDTIFPDRFMHVAELNRLQADIRMERNVAHVKGVAKLSGAEVMATDLRASAALVLAGMVAEGSTTVSRIYHIDRGYDRIEEKLNGIGACITRDIA, via the coding sequence ATGGACAGATTCATTATTGAAGGCACTCGCGAACTCAGCGGCACCATCGAGGTGAGCGGGGCCAAAAACGCCATCCTGCCCGTGATGGCGGCTTGTCTCCTCGCGCCCGGTAAATCCTTGCTGCGCAACGTGCCCAGCCTCATCGACCTCAAAACGATGGCCCATCTGCTGCGGGTTTTGGGTGCCCGCGTGGTCTACGAAAACGGCATGATGTCGATCGATTCGCGCGACGTGGTTTACAACGAAGCGCCCTACGAACTGGTGAGCAAGATGCGCGCCTCCATCTATGTGCTGGGGCCGCTGCTGGCCCGGCTCGGCGAAGCCCGGGTCTCGTTCCCTGGCGGCTGCGCCATCGGCACCCGGCCCGTGGACCTGCATCTGCAGGCGATGGAGGCCCTCGGCGCAAAGATCGAGATCGAACACGGCTACATTCACGCCAAGGCGGACAGACTCACCGGCGCTGACATCCATTTCGCCAAATCCTCCGTGGGCGCCACCATCAACGCCCTCATGGCCGCGGTTTTCGCCACCGGCACCACCCGCATGTTCAATGCCGCCATGGAACCGGAGGTGGATTCCACCATCGAGTTGCTCAACAAAATGGGCGCGAAGATCTCCGGCCTGGGCTCCACCACCCTCACCATCGAGGGCGTGGACGACCTCTTCCCGGTGGAAATGCCGATGATCTCCGACCGCATCGAGGCCGGCACCTTTCTCATCGCCGGCGCCCTCAGCACCCAGCCGGTCACCGTGGCCAACTGCCAACCGGAGCATCTGGGCATCCTGCTGGAAAAACTGCGCGCCGCGGGCTGCGAATTGGACGTTCAGGCCTCCAGCATCACCGTGGTCCCGCCCCGGGTGATCAAACCGGTGGACATCCTCACCCTGCCCCATCCCGGCTTCCCAACCGACCTCCAGGCCCAGTTCACCGTGCTGATGGCCTTGGCCGACGGCGCTTGCTTCATCGAGGACACCATCTTCCCAGACCGCTTCATGCACGTGGCCGAACTCAACCGCCTCCAGGCCGACATCCGCATGGAACGCAACGTGGCCCACGTGAAAGGTGTGGCCAAACTCAGCGGCGCGGAAGTGATGGCCACCGACCTGCGCGCCTCCGCGGCCCTCGTCCTGGCCGGCATGGTCGCCGAAGGCAGCACCACCGTTTCCCGCATCTACCACATCGACCGCGGCTACGACCGCATCGAGGAAAAACTGAACGGCATCGGAGCCTGCATTACCCGCGATATTGCCTGA
- the prmC gene encoding peptide chain release factor N(5)-glutamine methyltransferase has translation MTLASLLAGAEPKLEPSADLAWLLAGWLDCSVPALTLQLNRELDPARQALIRAGLLRLAQGEPPQYILGKAWFYGLELLVDHRVLIPRPETEGLVELALQLLEPAARVLEIGTGSGAIAIALKHERPDLALTATDISAAALDLARANASRHGCLIGFLAADLYPAGAGPFDLVISNPPYISAADYGELETKVRDFEPRQALLAEENGLQIYRRLFARLHNHLADNGLSLFEHGFAQREAITALGTQAGFTCFLAQDDLAGRNRYLGFR, from the coding sequence ATGACCCTGGCCTCTCTGCTGGCAGGCGCGGAACCCAAACTGGAGCCTTCCGCCGATCTGGCCTGGCTGCTGGCCGGTTGGCTGGATTGCTCCGTACCCGCCCTCACGCTGCAACTGAACAGGGAACTGGACCCGGCCAGGCAAGCCCTCATCCGCGCCGGCCTCCTCCGGCTGGCCCAGGGAGAACCGCCGCAGTACATTTTGGGCAAGGCCTGGTTTTACGGGCTGGAACTTCTGGTGGATCACCGCGTGCTGATCCCCCGCCCGGAAACCGAAGGCCTGGTGGAACTTGCCCTGCAACTGCTTGAGCCTGCTGCCCGGGTGCTGGAGATCGGCACCGGCAGCGGCGCCATCGCCATCGCCCTGAAACATGAACGGCCGGACCTGGCGCTCACGGCCACGGATATCTCCGCCGCCGCGCTGGACCTGGCCCGGGCCAACGCCTCCCGGCACGGTTGCCTGATCGGTTTTTTGGCAGCGGACCTCTATCCCGCCGGCGCCGGGCCTTTCGACCTGGTGATCAGTAATCCGCCCTATATCAGCGCGGCTGATTATGGTGAACTTGAGACCAAAGTGCGGGATTTCGAGCCGCGGCAAGCCCTGCTGGCGGAAGAGAACGGCCTGCAGATCTACCGCCGCCTGTTTGCCCGGCTTCATAACCATCTGGCAGACAATGGCCTGTCCCTCTTCGAACACGGCTTTGCCCAAAGGGAGGCGATCACCGCCCTGGGCACGCAGGCTGGCTTTACTTGTTTCCTGGCCCAGGACGACCTTGCCGGTCGGAACCGCTATCTGGGCTTTAGATAA
- a CDS encoding response regulator has translation MTPQAHSILIVDDSPELAATLGALLAIHDYRVDTATCGSDALRKLRRNLYDIVVCDIEMPGMNGLDFLEKIRQDGRDQEVILMTGFLEQEYFVRAIRLGAADFISKPIETPHLLKSIEAITARLMNRRSKDKLLNSFDRAEFSCVIDPLKFSGAGVTKILSPILQNNLDLPHDTLSDLLTCADEMLQNAFIHGILELTDAERLSEQEDLGEIIRRKLLQPGIAGRRMRFSMWLEKASEAIVISVEDDGRGFDFEAWLKRLQADDNLSLEAHGRGLAMLYFLSDQLDFEDGGRRVKVLRKLQPRPNAQA, from the coding sequence ATGACCCCTCAAGCCCACAGCATCCTGATCGTTGACGACAGTCCCGAGCTCGCGGCGACCCTCGGCGCGCTGCTGGCCATCCACGACTACCGGGTGGATACTGCCACCTGCGGCAGCGACGCCCTGCGCAAGCTGCGCAGAAATCTCTACGACATAGTGGTTTGCGATATCGAAATGCCCGGCATGAACGGCCTCGATTTTCTGGAGAAGATCCGCCAGGACGGCCGCGACCAGGAAGTGATCCTGATGACGGGCTTTCTGGAGCAGGAATACTTTGTCCGCGCCATTCGCCTGGGCGCCGCGGACTTCATCAGCAAACCGATCGAGACCCCGCACCTGCTCAAGTCCATCGAGGCCATCACCGCCCGCCTCATGAACCGGCGCAGCAAGGACAAACTGCTGAACAGCTTTGACCGGGCGGAGTTTTCCTGCGTGATCGACCCCCTCAAGTTCTCCGGCGCGGGAGTCACCAAGATCCTCAGCCCCATCCTGCAAAACAACCTGGACCTCCCTCACGACACTCTCAGCGATCTGCTCACCTGCGCCGACGAAATGCTGCAAAACGCCTTTATCCACGGAATTTTGGAACTCACCGACGCGGAGCGGCTGAGCGAGCAGGAAGACCTGGGTGAGATCATCAGGCGCAAACTGCTCCAGCCAGGCATAGCCGGGCGCCGCATGCGCTTCTCCATGTGGCTGGAAAAGGCCAGCGAAGCCATCGTGATCAGCGTGGAGGACGACGGTCGGGGATTTGATTTCGAGGCCTGGCTGAAACGGCTGCAGGCGGACGACAATCTGAGCCTGGAAGCTCACGGACGCGGCCTGGCCATGCTGTATTTTCTTTCCGACCAGCTTGATTTCGAAGACGGCGGCCGCAGGGTGAAGGTGCTGCGCAAGCTTCAGCCCCGGCCGAACGCGCAGGCATGA
- a CDS encoding STAS domain-containing protein, whose translation MNIDLSFTGDRALMVVDGFLNSDNASVLQQKLDEVLQSDARFLDIDLFECKNISSTGIGKLLLFYKDFIGKGGEIEVVRSSDSIYELFNMLKLNQLFLVNLE comes from the coding sequence ATGAACATTGATCTCAGCTTCACCGGCGACAGGGCGCTGATGGTCGTCGACGGCTTTCTGAACAGCGACAACGCCTCCGTCCTGCAGCAAAAGCTGGACGAAGTGCTGCAATCGGACGCGCGCTTTCTGGATATCGACCTGTTCGAGTGCAAAAACATCAGCAGCACCGGCATCGGCAAATTGCTGCTCTTTTACAAGGACTTCATCGGCAAAGGCGGAGAGATCGAAGTGGTGCGCAGTTCGGACTCCATCTACGAGCTTTTCAACATGCTCAAGCTCAACCAACTTTTCCTCGTCAATCTGGAATGA
- the fusA gene encoding elongation factor G produces MNSDSDSPLRKIRNIGIMAHIDAGKTTTTERILFYTGFLHRMGEVHDGNAFTDWMEQERERGITITSATVTCVWKDTQINIIDTPGHVDFTAEVERSLRILDGAIGVFCAVAGVEPQSETVWHQADRYKIPRLAYVNKMDRPGADYDRVISMIHERLTPLARAVNIPIGREDSFDGVIDLITMKAWLFDPLTKGSEVHLKEIPAELLDDAAEQRNALLESVAEFDDELLHAYLEGLEIPDELIRRAIRAATIGGNFIPVLCGSSLKNKGVQLLLDGIRDFLPSPLEVPPCEGFDPQTQAPVCLEPDPRAPFVGMAFKVQTDKYVGKLVYVRVYSGTLKKGASFYNQSNGKRERVSRILQMMSNRKHDLNELHAGDIGAFVGCRFLATGDTITDGGLDVVLNRMHFPDSVISIAIEPRTKADQENLSDALARLEEEDPTFRVSVDKDTGQTLISGMGELHLEIIVDRLRREFNVSANVGNPQVSYKETITRAVDCEETFIRDMNGKGNYARVKFRLTPLTLEELPEGEKNLFCSSVGTDRIPGEFHKPIEEAALNALNDGPLISGNLERVKIELLDGDFNPVDSNELAFRIATSMAIGKGLRGAAPVIMEPIMLLSVISPDDFVGDIIADINSKRGHVSVLRRHNEFQQEIVAEVPLSELFGYSTRIRSVSQGRAVYSLEFRKYEISPAQVQSAVLKRIRGYG; encoded by the coding sequence ATGAACAGCGACTCCGACAGTCCGCTACGCAAGATACGGAACATCGGCATCATGGCCCACATCGATGCCGGGAAGACCACGACCACAGAGCGGATCCTGTTTTACACGGGCTTTTTGCACAGAATGGGCGAGGTGCACGACGGCAACGCTTTCACCGACTGGATGGAACAGGAGCGTGAACGCGGGATCACCATCACCTCAGCTACGGTGACCTGCGTCTGGAAAGACACCCAGATCAACATCATCGACACCCCGGGCCACGTGGACTTCACCGCCGAAGTGGAACGCAGCCTGCGCATCCTCGATGGCGCGATCGGCGTTTTTTGCGCCGTGGCCGGAGTCGAACCTCAATCCGAGACGGTCTGGCACCAGGCCGACCGATACAAGATTCCGCGCCTGGCCTACGTGAACAAGATGGACCGCCCCGGCGCCGATTACGACAGGGTGATCAGCATGATCCACGAGCGCCTGACCCCGCTGGCCCGCGCGGTGAACATCCCCATCGGCCGGGAAGACAGCTTCGACGGCGTGATCGACCTCATCACGATGAAGGCCTGGCTCTTCGATCCCCTCACCAAGGGCAGCGAAGTGCATTTGAAGGAGATTCCCGCCGAGCTGCTGGATGACGCCGCCGAGCAGCGCAACGCCCTGCTGGAAAGCGTGGCGGAATTTGATGACGAGTTGCTGCACGCCTACCTGGAGGGTCTGGAGATTCCGGATGAGCTGATCCGCCGTGCCATCCGCGCCGCCACCATCGGCGGCAATTTCATCCCGGTGCTCTGCGGCTCTTCGCTGAAGAACAAGGGCGTGCAACTGCTGCTGGACGGCATCCGCGATTTTTTGCCCTCGCCGCTGGAAGTGCCGCCCTGCGAAGGTTTCGATCCCCAAACCCAAGCCCCCGTCTGCCTCGAGCCGGATCCCCGCGCGCCCTTTGTGGGTATGGCTTTCAAGGTGCAAACGGATAAATATGTGGGCAAACTGGTCTATGTGCGGGTCTATTCCGGCACCCTGAAAAAAGGGGCTTCCTTTTACAATCAGAGCAACGGCAAGCGCGAGCGGGTGTCCCGCATCCTGCAGATGATGAGCAACCGCAAGCACGATCTGAACGAGCTCCACGCCGGCGATATCGGCGCTTTTGTCGGCTGCCGCTTTCTGGCCACCGGCGACACCATCACCGACGGCGGGCTGGACGTGGTGCTCAACCGCATGCATTTTCCGGACAGCGTGATCTCCATCGCCATCGAGCCCCGCACCAAGGCCGATCAGGAAAACCTGAGCGACGCCCTGGCCCGCCTCGAGGAAGAGGATCCCACCTTCCGCGTGAGCGTGGACAAGGATACCGGCCAAACCCTCATCTCCGGCATGGGCGAGCTGCATCTGGAGATCATCGTGGACCGCCTGCGCCGCGAATTCAACGTTTCCGCCAACGTGGGCAACCCGCAGGTTTCTTACAAGGAAACCATCACTCGGGCCGTGGACTGCGAGGAGACCTTCATCCGCGACATGAACGGCAAAGGCAATTACGCGCGGGTGAAATTCCGCCTCACGCCCCTTACTTTGGAAGAGCTTCCGGAAGGGGAGAAAAACCTTTTCTGCAGCAGCGTTGGCACCGACAGGATCCCCGGCGAATTCCACAAACCGATCGAAGAGGCCGCGCTCAACGCCCTCAACGACGGGCCCCTGATCAGCGGAAACCTGGAGCGGGTGAAGATCGAACTGCTCGACGGTGATTTCAACCCCGTGGATTCCAACGAACTGGCCTTCCGCATCGCCACTTCGATGGCCATCGGCAAAGGCCTGCGCGGGGCCGCTCCTGTGATCATGGAACCCATTATGCTGCTTTCGGTTATATCTCCGGACGACTTTGTGGGCGACATCATCGCCGACATCAATTCCAAGCGCGGACACGTCAGCGTGCTGCGCCGGCACAACGAATTTCAGCAGGAGATCGTGGCCGAGGTCCCGCTCTCCGAGCTCTTTGGCTATTCCACCCGGATCCGCTCGGTCAGCCAGGGCCGCGCGGTTTACAGCCTGGAATTCCGCAAATACGAGATCAGCCCCGCCCAGGTGCAAAGCGCCGTGCTGAAGCGCATCCGGGGCTATGGCTGA
- a CDS encoding DUF4394 domain-containing protein: MKKFTLSLLIAWGLACVLGATTVTIGTYAGYNSSTSYPSPYANTDVVDHEQYLITAAEMEAAGAGFGQIQAISFYVQEVNGCAALPRYTIKIGSTPDEQLTDYIPDEDLSTVFYSNPYQVVAGWNEHVFSDPWIWDGSSNLVVDVGYRIMNTTSANASVHYADTSPSYRCLYQDGLSHTQSLLRPIMKLEMADIQLEIGGVETEDNLLPMSGLHNYSYSQCLYLQSEIDISGLYITRIAYFWNGAAANANSTNWTVYMGHKAGNVFSSTSDWLPLAQLSQVFEGIVRLPASPGWVEIILDTPFAYDNVNNLVIAVDENSPGNDNPSGLFRNTVSDFRGLIAVSANDIDPAGPGSSVSSSRFADVILAFLPEPLGSPAPPLPVFPPEGYSQVDYAGLDLSWGPNAQGGLPDSYTLYLANDPGQIFAQQSFPGLTANHFNPVAQGGMSFVYGQQWHWAVRAVNTEGNAVFTPPLSFSVLPYPAAVPPAEQHFNGPDFPVGWSQAQSGGMTQDCWEVSNTNYAGGSAYEMKFTAPYGQTGISRLISQPVSTGSGSGFMVSFRYRVQTTQPGFSFSLQYSHDLQNWQNPLWQFDPQNDPLSGTVTVFVSPLSWPYTFLGFTLAGSFSSSIYCAIDDLILSPSLDHDVGVGKILQVNGVVEPEAVFAGARIFNYGNNAQSFDVFMRSGVRFTDTQTVTDLAPGAFVDVYFDPFIPVAGEVNQIEVQTVLTGDEDTDNDVMFLDFACVYLDVPALANVALDPAGQLSGPAGFNLERPSQVNDLPGAAVAPSYISGGCWVNGQWWFLQDYSHNLWKVDPVTGNASIIGNTGQWNMKGLSQAGPGQTIYACTEDRLYTLNPISGYATAVGGYFGIGGGMACLATDSADNTLYGININTDMLYTINTSTGSATQVGPLGFELNYSTLDCAFDQDNGSLFLATPDFTSALFWIDTASGKAYKVGNFPSGTQMTGFALPFGPPEAPVAFIAEGGNLNWEPVYRASSYKVYGSATPDGGFSLLDTTTDTNWSDPTFPQSRRFYRVTASN, encoded by the coding sequence ATGAAGAAGTTTACTCTGTCTTTGCTTATCGCTTGGGGACTGGCATGTGTTCTGGGCGCCACCACCGTCACCATCGGCACCTACGCGGGTTACAACAGCTCCACCAGCTATCCCAGCCCCTATGCCAACACCGATGTGGTGGACCACGAGCAGTATTTGATCACAGCCGCGGAAATGGAAGCCGCGGGAGCAGGTTTTGGCCAGATCCAAGCAATTTCGTTTTACGTGCAGGAAGTGAATGGTTGCGCGGCGCTACCCCGCTACACAATCAAGATCGGATCCACGCCAGACGAGCAGTTGACGGACTATATCCCCGACGAAGATCTGAGCACGGTTTTCTACTCAAACCCCTATCAGGTGGTGGCAGGATGGAACGAGCATGTGTTCAGCGATCCCTGGATCTGGGACGGCTCGTCCAACCTGGTGGTGGATGTAGGCTACCGGATCATGAACACCACCTCGGCCAACGCCAGTGTGCATTATGCCGATACCTCGCCCTCGTACCGCTGCCTGTATCAGGACGGGCTGAGCCATACCCAATCGCTACTGCGGCCGATTATGAAGCTGGAGATGGCTGACATTCAGCTTGAGATCGGTGGGGTTGAAACCGAGGATAACTTGCTTCCCATGTCCGGCCTGCACAACTACAGCTACTCGCAGTGCCTGTACCTGCAGAGCGAGATCGATATCAGCGGCCTCTACATCACCAGGATCGCCTATTTCTGGAACGGAGCCGCGGCCAATGCAAACTCCACGAACTGGACTGTCTATATGGGGCACAAGGCCGGCAACGTTTTCAGCAGCACCAGCGACTGGCTGCCCCTGGCCCAGCTTAGCCAGGTTTTTGAAGGCATTGTGCGCCTGCCGGCTTCACCGGGCTGGGTGGAGATCATACTGGACACGCCCTTTGCCTACGACAACGTAAACAACCTGGTGATCGCGGTGGACGAGAACAGCCCCGGCAATGACAATCCTAGCGGCTTGTTCAGAAACACGGTCAGCGATTTCAGGGGCCTGATCGCCGTCTCGGCGAATGACATCGATCCCGCCGGGCCGGGATCCTCCGTCAGTTCCAGCAGGTTTGCCGACGTTATCCTGGCTTTTCTGCCCGAACCCCTGGGGTCGCCCGCGCCGCCGCTGCCGGTGTTTCCTCCTGAGGGTTACAGCCAGGTGGACTACGCCGGTCTCGATCTCAGCTGGGGGCCGAACGCCCAGGGCGGCCTGCCCGACAGCTATACCCTTTATCTGGCCAACGATCCAGGGCAGATATTTGCCCAGCAAAGCTTTCCGGGGCTCACTGCCAATCATTTCAATCCCGTGGCGCAGGGCGGGATGAGCTTTGTCTATGGGCAGCAGTGGCATTGGGCAGTGAGGGCGGTAAACACGGAAGGGAACGCGGTTTTCACCCCGCCTCTGTCTTTCTCCGTCTTGCCCTATCCTGCCGCGGTTCCTCCTGCCGAACAGCATTTTAACGGCCCGGATTTCCCCGTGGGCTGGTCCCAAGCCCAAAGTGGAGGCATGACCCAGGATTGCTGGGAAGTAAGCAACACCAACTACGCCGGGGGGTCCGCGTATGAGATGAAATTCACCGCGCCCTACGGCCAGACGGGGATCTCACGTTTGATCAGCCAACCGGTGAGCACCGGCAGCGGATCGGGCTTCATGGTGTCGTTCCGCTACAGAGTTCAAACCACCCAGCCGGGTTTCAGCTTCAGCCTGCAATACAGCCACGATCTGCAAAACTGGCAGAATCCCCTGTGGCAGTTCGACCCTCAGAACGATCCGCTGAGCGGCACCGTGACGGTCTTCGTCTCTCCCCTCAGCTGGCCTTACACTTTTCTGGGCTTCACCCTGGCAGGGAGCTTCAGCTCCTCCATCTATTGCGCCATTGACGACCTGATCCTCAGTCCGTCTTTGGATCACGACGTGGGAGTGGGGAAGATCCTGCAGGTGAATGGAGTCGTGGAGCCTGAAGCAGTATTTGCCGGGGCCAGGATCTTTAATTATGGCAATAATGCCCAGAGCTTTGACGTGTTCATGCGCTCCGGGGTCCGGTTCACCGATACGCAGACTGTAACGGATCTGGCGCCGGGGGCCTTTGTGGATGTGTATTTCGATCCCTTCATCCCGGTAGCCGGGGAAGTCAACCAGATCGAGGTCCAAACCGTTCTGACCGGAGACGAGGATACGGATAACGATGTGATGTTCCTGGATTTTGCCTGCGTGTACCTCGACGTTCCCGCCCTGGCCAACGTGGCGCTGGATCCCGCAGGCCAACTGAGCGGCCCGGCCGGTTTCAACCTGGAGCGGCCATCTCAGGTGAACGACCTGCCCGGGGCGGCGGTGGCCCCCTCCTACATCAGCGGCGGCTGCTGGGTTAACGGGCAGTGGTGGTTTTTACAGGATTATTCCCATAATCTGTGGAAGGTGGACCCGGTCACAGGCAACGCCAGCATTATCGGCAACACCGGGCAGTGGAATATGAAGGGTCTGAGCCAGGCTGGACCGGGCCAAACCATTTACGCCTGTACGGAAGACCGCCTCTATACCCTGAATCCAATTAGCGGTTATGCCACAGCCGTGGGCGGATATTTCGGCATCGGAGGCGGCATGGCCTGCCTGGCCACGGACTCAGCGGATAACACTCTCTATGGCATCAATATAAACACAGATATGCTGTACACCATCAACACCAGCACTGGCTCTGCCACTCAGGTGGGGCCGCTGGGCTTCGAACTAAACTACTCAACTCTGGATTGCGCTTTCGACCAGGACAACGGCAGTCTGTTCCTCGCCACGCCTGACTTCACTTCAGCGCTCTTCTGGATCGATACTGCCAGCGGCAAGGCCTACAAGGTGGGAAACTTTCCCTCAGGTACGCAGATGACGGGCTTCGCCCTTCCCTTCGGGCCTCCTGAGGCCCCGGTGGCCTTCATCGCCGAGGGCGGCAACCTCAATTGGGAGCCGGTTTACCGCGCCAGCAGCTACAAGGTCTATGGGTCCGCCACGCCCGACGGTGGCTTCAGCCTGCTGGATACGACAACCGACACCAACTGGAGCGACCCCACCTTTCCCCAAAGCAGGAGATTCTATCGCGTGACGGCTTCCAACTGA